GCGGGCATGGTTTGCTGCATGTGCCTGAACTGCCGACGAGCTGGTGCGGGACGCAGCGGTGGCTGCATCTTGATCCGTCGTGGAGCAGCCTCTTCTTTGAGGCTGCTTGAGGAGCTAGTCGCCGGCTACAGGAACGGCGTGGTGGGCGTCGATCGTCTTCGGTTTTCTGCTGCCGAATAGTTTTCCGGCGCGCCCACGGACACGATCGAAGAAGAGATAGACGACCGGCGTGGTGAAGAGGGTAAGGGCCTGCGAGACGATGAGGCCGCCGACGATGGTGATGCCGAGCGGGCGGCGGAGTTCGGAACCGGTGCCGGTGCCGAGGGCGAGGGGAAGGCCTCCGAGGAGCGCCGCCATGGTCGTCATCATGATGGGACGGAAGCGCATGAGGCAGGCCTGGTAGATGGCCTCTTCGGGGGTCTTGCCTTCTTCGCGTTCGGCGACGAGGGCGAAGTCGATCATCATGATGGCGTTCTTCTTCACGATGCCGATGAGCAGGATGATGCCGATCATGGCGATGACGCTGAGGTCGACCTTCATGAGAAGAAGCGCGACGAGCGCGCCGACGCCGGCTGAGGGAAGAGTTGAAAGGATCGTCAGCGGGTGGATGAAGCTCTCGTAGAGGATGCCGAGGACGATGTAGACGGCGACGAGCGCGAGCAGGATGAGGACCGGCTCGCTTGAGAGCGACGCCTGGAAGGCCTGCGCGGTGCCCTGGAAACCGCCGTGGATGGTGGAGGGCATTTGGATCTCGGCGCGGCCTGCTTCGATGGCCTGGGTGGCCTGGCTGAGCGAGTACCCCGGGGTGAGATTGAAACTGAGCGTGGCGGCGGGGCTCTGACCCTGGTGGTTGACCTGCAGGGGAATGCGCTGCTCTTCGTAGTGCGTGACGGCGCTGAGCGGGATCATCGCGCCGGTAGTGCTCTTGACGAAGATCTTGCGGAGGGCGTCGGGGTTCTGTTGGAACTCCTGCGCGGCTTCCATGACCACGTGGTACTGGTTGAGCGGCATGTAGGTCGTGGAGACCTGGGCCTGGCCGAAGGCGTCGGAGAGGGTTGAATCGACGGCGAGCGCGGAGACGCCGAGGCGGCTCGCGGTATCGCGATCAATGACGAGCTGAGCGCGAAGGCCGTTCTGCATCTGGTCGGTGGCGACGTCCTTTAGCTCGGGCATGGTCGTCATCTTTGCCATGAGCCTGGGGGACCACTCATTGAGATCCTCGACGCTGTCGGCCGTGAGCGAGTATTGGTATTGCGTCGCGCTCTGGCGTCCGCCGATGTTGAGCTCCTGCTGAGACTGGAGGAGAAGCTGAGCGCCGGGGATGGCATTGATCTTGGGACGGAGCCTGGTAATGATGGCCTCGGCGGTGTCGCCGTTCTTTTGACGCTCTTCGTCGGGCTTGAGCGACATGAACATATTGGCCGTGTTCGAGCCGCCGCCCCCACCACCGCCGCCGACGAAGCTCATGACGTTCTGTACGCCGCGATCCTTCTTGACGATGTTCGACAGCTCCATCATCTTCTCCTTCATGGAGTCGAAGGAGACGTCCTGCTGGGCGCGGATCTGTCCACCGATACGCCCCGTGTCCTGCTGAGGGAAGAAGCCTTTGGGGACGAGGATGAAGAGATAGATATTGAGCGCGAAGGTTGCGATGGTGATCAGCATGACGATGCGCTGATGACGCAGAACCCACTTCAGACCGCGCTCGTACTCGCCAGTGAACCAGTCGAGGATGCGCTCGCCCATGTAGTAGACGCGGCCGTGCTTGTTCGCCGCGTGGGACTGAAGGAACTTCGCGCTCAGCATGGGCGTGGTGGTGAGCGAGACGACGAGCGAGACCATGATGGCCGCCGAGAGGGTGACGGCGAACTCACGGAAGAGCCGGCCGACAATGCCACCCATGAGCAGGATGGGGATGAAGACGGCGATGAGCGAGGTGCTCATGGAGAGGACAGTGAAGCCGATCTCTTTGGAGCCGACCATGGCGGCGTCGTAGGGCGAGAGACCCATCTCGAGGTGGCGGCTGATGTTCTCGATGACGACGATGGCGTCGTCGACGACAAAGCCGGTGGAGATGGTGAGGGCCATCAGCGAGAGGTTATCGAGCGAGTAGCCGAGCAGGTACATCACGCCGCATGTGCCGAGGATGCTGAGCGGCACGGACACGCTGGGGATGAGGGTGGAGCGGACCTCGCGGAGGAAGAGGAAGACGACGAGGATGACGAGCAGGATAGAGATGATGAGGGTGCGAGTGACGTCCTTGACGGACGCGCGGATGGTGGTGGTGCGGTCGAGAGCGACCTGGAGCTTGATGGCCGGGGAGATGGAGGCACGCAGCGTGGGGAGCATCGCGAGGACGTTATCGACGGTCTCGATGACGTTGGCGCCGGGCGACTTGGTGACGATGACGAGGATGGCTGGCGTGCCGTTGATGAGGCCGCCCGTGTGGATGTCTTCGACGCCGTCCGAAACCTTGGCGACATCGCGGATGCGAACGACGCCGCGAACGTCGCCCGACGCTGCGGAGCCTACGGCGGCGGTGGCACCGCCGGTCGGCGTGGCTGCGGAGGTTGATGTCGCGGTGGCTGAGCTTGTGGTCGAGCCGGAGGAGATGCTCGAGCCGGTCGAACCGGGTGCAGACTGGGCGGAGGAGGACGAGACGGCGCTTGAAACCGATGCGGGGAGGCCTGAGCTTGCGGAGGCTGAACTGACGGGGCCGCGGTTGGTGGCGACGATGAGCGGGGCGTAGGCGGCGGCTCCAAAGAGCTGGTCGCTGGTGCTGACGCTGTAGCGCTGGTCGTTGCTGGTGAGATAGCCGGTGGGCTGGAGGACGTTGACCTGACCGATGGCGGCGCGCAGGGCTTCGATGCCGATGCCGTAGCTGGTGAGCAGGTTAGGATCGGCTTCGATGCGTACGGCGGGCTTCGCGCTGCCGCCGGTGAAGACCTGGCCGACACCGTTCACCTGGGCGATCTTCTGGGCGAGGATGGAGTCGGAGGCGTCGTAGAGCTGCGGAATCTTGAGGGTGTCGGAGGTGAGCGCGAGGATGAGGATGGGCGCGTCGGACGGATTGATCTTGCGGTAGCTCGGGTTTGACGGGAGGTTCGCCGGGAGCTGGCTGCGGGCGGCGTTGATGGCGGCCTGCACGTCGCGGGCGGCTCCGTTGACCTCGCGGCTGAGGTCGAACTGCATGGTGATGTTTGCCGAGCCGGCGGAGGAGACGGAGGTCATCTGGGTGATGCCGGCGATCTTTGAGAACTGGCGTTCGAGCGGGGTGGCGACGGCGGAGGCCATCGTCTCGGGATCGCCGCCGGGGAGCGAGGCTCCGACCGAGATGGTGGGGAACTCTACCTGGGGCAGAGAAGCCACTGGGAGGAGCGTGTAGGCTACGGCTCCGGCCAGGAGGACAGCGAAGGAGAGCAGGAAGGTTGCTACCGGGCGATTGATGAAAGGGGCAGAGAAGTGGACGCCGCCGGCGTCTTCCGGAGGCTGAGGGCCGGACATCTTCTCGCGGTCTCCGGCTCGGATGTATTCGTCGGGAGCCTGGTCACCGCCGCGCAGACCGGGCTCCTGCGCGAGAAACTTCTCGACGTCGCCGGGCTGTATGGACTCGGTGGGGGTCTTGTCGCCGGGTTGTGGTCTGTCGCTCATGCTTGTGCTTTCCATGCGGCGTCAATGCAGATCAGTCGGCGGAGACGTGCTCCGGCTCGGGCTGGTGGGCTCCGCCGTGGGTGTGTTCGTAGAGCTCGCGATCGGCGTCGGCAGTGTGGAGATAGCGGCGGCCGATGCGATCAAAGAAGAGATAGACGACCGGCGTCGTAAACAGGGTGAGGATTTGCGAGACGATGAGGCCGCCGACGATTGTGATGCCGAGAGGACGGCGTAGCTCGCTTCCCGTGCCCGTGCCCAGGGCGAGTGGCACGCCGCCGAGGAGTGCGGCCATGGTGGTCATCATGATGGGACGGAAGCGTAGAAGGCAGGCCTGGTAGATGGCTTCTTCGGGTTCCATGCCGTGGTCGCGCTCGGCTTCGAGGGCGAAGTCGATCATCATGATGGCGTTCTTCTTCACGATGCCGATGAGCAGGATGATGCCGATGAGGGCGATGACGCTGAGGTCGACATGGAAGATAAGGAGCGCGAGGATGGCTCCGACGCCGGCGGAGGGAAGCGTCGAGAGAATCGTAATGGGGTGGATGTAGCTCTCGTACAGAACGCCGAGGACGATGTAGACGACGATGAGTGCGGCGAGGATGAGGATGGGCTCGTTCGAGAGCGAGGCTTCGAACGCCTTGGCCGCGCCCTGGAATTCAGCGGCGACGCTGACCGGGACGTTGAGTTCGGTCTTAGCCTTGTTGACCGCGGCGACGGCGTCTCCGATGCTCTTGCCGGGGGCGGTGTTGAAGGAGATCGTCACGGAGGGGAACTGGCCCTGATGGTTGATGGCGAGCGAGGTCTGGCGCGGCTCGAAGGTGGTGATGGTCGAGAGCGGGACCTGCGTGCCGTTCGAGCTGTGGACGTAGATGTTGTCGAGCGAGGACGGGTTCCGCTGGAAGCGCGGACCGACTTCGAGGACGACGTGGTACTGGTTGAGCTGGGTGAAGATGGTCGAGACCTGGCGCTGGCCGAAGGCGTCGTCAAGGGCGTCGTCGATATTCTGGGGCGTGATGCCGAGACGGGAGGCGGTATCGCGGTCGATGACGAGATGGGCTTCGAGGCCGTCGAGCTGCTGGTCGCTGGCGACGTCGGTGAGTTCGGGGAGGGTACGGAACTTGTCGACGAGCTTGTTGGTCCAGAGGGTGAGCTCTTCGGAGTTCGCGTCTTCTAGCGAGTATTGATACTGGGTGCGGCTGACGCGGTCTTCGACGGTGAGATCTTGTGAGGCTTGCAGGAAGCACTGGATGCCGTCGACCTGGGCGACCTTGGGTTGTAGGCGCCGGATGATGTCGACCGCA
This genomic window from Granulicella sibirica contains:
- a CDS encoding efflux RND transporter permease subunit, with protein sequence MSDRPQPGDKTPTESIQPGDVEKFLAQEPGLRGGDQAPDEYIRAGDREKMSGPQPPEDAGGVHFSAPFINRPVATFLLSFAVLLAGAVAYTLLPVASLPQVEFPTISVGASLPGGDPETMASAVATPLERQFSKIAGITQMTSVSSAGSANITMQFDLSREVNGAARDVQAAINAARSQLPANLPSNPSYRKINPSDAPILILALTSDTLKIPQLYDASDSILAQKIAQVNGVGQVFTGGSAKPAVRIEADPNLLTSYGIGIEALRAAIGQVNVLQPTGYLTSNDQRYSVSTSDQLFGAAAYAPLIVATNRGPVSSASASSGLPASVSSAVSSSSAQSAPGSTGSSISSGSTTSSATATSTSAATPTGGATAAVGSAASGDVRGVVRIRDVAKVSDGVEDIHTGGLINGTPAILVIVTKSPGANVIETVDNVLAMLPTLRASISPAIKLQVALDRTTTIRASVKDVTRTLIISILLVILVVFLFLREVRSTLIPSVSVPLSILGTCGVMYLLGYSLDNLSLMALTISTGFVVDDAIVVIENISRHLEMGLSPYDAAMVGSKEIGFTVLSMSTSLIAVFIPILLMGGIVGRLFREFAVTLSAAIMVSLVVSLTTTPMLSAKFLQSHAANKHGRVYYMGERILDWFTGEYERGLKWVLRHQRIVMLITIATFALNIYLFILVPKGFFPQQDTGRIGGQIRAQQDVSFDSMKEKMMELSNIVKKDRGVQNVMSFVGGGGGGGGSNTANMFMSLKPDEERQKNGDTAEAIITRLRPKINAIPGAQLLLQSQQELNIGGRQSATQYQYSLTADSVEDLNEWSPRLMAKMTTMPELKDVATDQMQNGLRAQLVIDRDTASRLGVSALAVDSTLSDAFGQAQVSTTYMPLNQYHVVMEAAQEFQQNPDALRKIFVKSTTGAMIPLSAVTHYEEQRIPLQVNHQGQSPAATLSFNLTPGYSLSQATQAIEAGRAEIQMPSTIHGGFQGTAQAFQASLSSEPVLILLALVAVYIVLGILYESFIHPLTILSTLPSAGVGALVALLLMKVDLSVIAMIGIILLIGIVKKNAIMMIDFALVAEREEGKTPEEAIYQACLMRFRPIMMTTMAALLGGLPLALGTGTGSELRRPLGITIVGGLIVSQALTLFTTPVVYLFFDRVRGRAGKLFGSRKPKTIDAHHAVPVAGD